One window of Phalacrocorax carbo chromosome 1, bPhaCar2.1, whole genome shotgun sequence genomic DNA carries:
- the SLC6A15 gene encoding sodium-dependent neutral amino acid transporter B(0)AT2, which translates to MPKNSKVVKRELDDEVIESVKDLLSNEDSSDDAFKKSELMVDDQEEKDVDVEEGSDVEDERPAWNSKLQYILAQVGFSVGLGNVWRFPYLCQKNGGGAYLVPYLILLLIIGIPLFFLELAVGQRIRRGSIGVWNYISPKLGGIGFASCVVCFFVALYYNVIIGWSLFYFSQSFQHPLPWDQCPLVKNTSHTFVEPECEKSSATTYYWYREALNISSSLSESGGLNWKMTICLLAAWVMVCLAMIKGIQSSGKIMYFSSLFPYVVLLCFLIRGLLLNGSVDGIRHMFTPKLEIMLEPKVWREAATQVFFALGLGFGGVIAFSSYNKRDNNCHFDAVLVSFINFFTSVLATLVVFAVLGFKANIINEKCVIQNSEKILKLLKIGNLSQDMIPHHINFSSITAEDYNLVYDIIQKVKEEEFDSLGLKSCQIEDELNKAVQGTGLAFIAFTEAMTHFPASPFWSVMFFLMLVNLGLGSMFGTIEGIITPIVDTFKVRKEILTVICCLVAFFIGLIFVQRSGNYFVTMFDDYSATLPLLIVVILENIAVTRIYGIDKFMEDLKDMLGFSPSQYYYYMWKYVSPLVLLCLLVASIVQMVLSPPGYNAWIEDTAMEEFHSYPTWGMIVCILLMVLAILPVPIVFMVRRCNLIDDSSGSLASVSYKRGRIIKEPVNLEGDNTSLIHGKSPSEVPSPNFGKNIYRKQTGSPTLDTAPNGRYGIGYLMADMPDMPESDL; encoded by the exons ATGCCTAAGAACAGCAAGGTAGTGAAAAGAGAACTAGATGATGAGGTCATTGAGTCAGTTAAGGACCTTCTCTCTAATGAAGACTCTTCAGATGATGCCTTTAAGAAGAGTGAACTTATGGTTGAtgatcaagaagaaaaagatgtagATGTTGAAGAAGGCTCAGATGTAGAAGATGAAAGACCTGCTTGGAACAGCAAACTTCAATATATTCTGGCACAAGTTGGGTTTTCAGTTGGATTGGGGAATGTGTGGCGATTCCCATATCTGTGTCAGAAAAATGGTGGAG GTGCCTATCTTGTGCCATACTTAATCTTGCTACTGATAATAGGGATTCCACTCTTTTTCTTGGAGCTTGCTGTGGGCCAGAGGATCCGCCGAGGGAGTATTGGTGTGTGGAATTACATCAGCCCTAAACTTGGAGGAATTGGATTTGCAAGCTGCGTA gtATGTTTCTTTGTGGCCCTGTACTACAATGTCATTATTGGATGGagtctgttttacttttctcagtCTTTTCAGCATCCATTACCATGGGACCAGTGCCCTTTAGTTAAAAATACATCTCATACTT TTGTGGAGCCAGAGTGTGAAAAAAGTTCTGCAACCACTTATTACTGGTACAGAGAAGCGCTGAATATTTCCAGCTCTCTGTCAGAGAGTGGGGGTTTAAACTGGAAGATGACTATCTGCTTGCTGGCTGCCTGGGTCATGGTATGCCTAGCCATGATCAAAGGCATTCAGTCTTCAGGAAAA atCATGTATTTTAGTTCCCTTTTTCCTTATGTGGTACTTTTATGCTTTCTGATCAGAGGACTGCTCCTTAATGGGTCAGTGGATGGAATTCGTCACATGTTCACACCTAAG CTTGAAATAATGCTGGAGCCCAAGGTCTGGAGAGAAGCTGCTACTCAGGTGTTCTTTGCCTTAGGGCTTGGATTTGGTGGAGTCATTGCCTTTTCAAGCTACAACAAGAGAGACAACAACTGCCATTTTGATGCTGTACTGGTGTCCTTCATcaattttttcacttctgtgctGGCAACTTTGGTGGTGTTTGCAGTTCTGGGTTTCAAAGCCAATatcataaatgaaaaatgtgttatCCA aaattcagagaagatcttaaaacttttgaaaatagGCAATCTGAGCCAGGATATGATCCCACATCATATCAATTTCTCAAGCATTACAGCAGAAGATTACAATTTAGTTTATGACATTATTCAGAAAGTTAAAGAAGAGGAGTTTGATTCTCTTGGTCTGAAATCTTGTCAAATTGAAGATGAACTTAACAAG GCAGTTCAAGGAACTGGTTTAGCTTTTATTGCCTTTACGGAAGCAATGACCCACTTCCCTGCTTCTCCCTTCTGGTCAGTCATGTTCTTCCTCATGTTGGTAAATTTAGGGCTTGGAAGTATGTTTGGAACCATTGAAGGCATCATCACACCTATTGTTGATACCTTCAAAGTCAGGAAGGAAATTCTTACTG TCATCTGTTGCTTGGTAGCATTTTTTATTGGCCTGATCTTTGTGCAGCGCTCTGGAAATTACTTTGTGACGATGTTTGATGACTACTCAGCTACTCTGCCCCTGCTTATTGTGGTCATCTTGGAGAATATTGCAGTCACACGAATTTATGGAATAGACAA ATTTATGGAGGATCTGAAGGATATGCTTGGGTTTTCTCCAAGCCAGTATTATTACTACATGTGGAAGTATGTTTCGCCTTTAGTATTGTTGTGTTTGCTCGTAGCTAGCATTGTCCAAATGGTATTAAGTCCTCCTGGCTACAATGCTTGGATTGAAGATACG GCTATGGAAGAGTTCCACAGCTATCCAACATGGGGCATGATTGTCTGTATATTGCTGATGGTATTGGCCATACTGCCAGTCCCAATAGTGTTCATGGTGCGCCGTTGCAACCTGATCGATGATAGCTCTGGTAGTTTGGCATCTGTATCATACAAAAGAGGCCGGATAATAAAGGAACCTGTTAATCTGGAGGGAGATAATACAAGTCTGATTCATGGGAAGAGTCCAAGTGAAGTGCCGTCTCCAAATTTTGGCAAAAACATATACCGAAAACAGACTGGATCACCAACGCTGGATACTGCTCCAAATGGACGTTATGGTATTGGGTACCTGATGGCAGATATGCCTGATATGCCGGAGTCTGATTTGTAA